In a genomic window of Sphingomonas koreensis:
- a CDS encoding conjugal transfer protein TraG has product MTPTKLLIGQILIVFGLVIAGLWAATQWAAAMLAYQPELGRPWLIVGDVPVYRPWALFSWWYHYDAYAPHVFDKAGMLAGASGFLGCGAAIAGSLWRARQRSNVTTYGSARWAKPGEIERAGLYRDRGVLLGRLGGQYLRHDGPEHVMAFAPTRSGKGVGLVVPTLLSWTGSTVVHDIKGENWTLTAGWRSRFSHCLLFNPTDPRSARYNPLLEVRRGADEVRDVQNIADILVDPEGALERRNHWEKTSHALLVGAILHILYAEEEKTLARVATFLSDPQRSFVATLRRMMSTNHLGTPETPRVHPVIASAARELLNKSENERSGVLSTAMSFLGIYRDPTVAEVTSRCDWRIADLIDGERPVSLYLVIPPSDISRTKPLVRLVLNQIGRRLTERLEQRDATTRRHQLLMMLDEFPALGRLDFFETSLAFMAGYGIRAFLIAQSLNQIEKAYGEHNSILDNCHVRVAFATNDERTAKRISDALGTATEQRAMRNYAGHRLAPWLAHVMVSRQETARALLTPGEVMQLPATDELVLLSGLAPVRATKLRYFEDRNFSGRVQPAPVLADGVYGDRPRQRSNDWGRFARFPDARLELAADLTDAGDDGGMQQQRHPGLAQEGTAHSVEADQAVQVAPDDDDNVAADKRAMEQAQGLTPAARAYGINEGAHRDLIPGL; this is encoded by the coding sequence GTGACCCCCACCAAGCTGCTGATCGGACAAATCCTTATCGTCTTCGGACTTGTGATCGCGGGCCTGTGGGCGGCGACGCAATGGGCGGCGGCGATGCTGGCCTATCAGCCCGAGCTGGGCCGGCCCTGGCTGATCGTCGGTGATGTCCCGGTCTACCGGCCCTGGGCGCTGTTTTCGTGGTGGTATCATTACGACGCCTATGCGCCGCACGTCTTCGACAAGGCGGGCATGCTCGCTGGCGCCTCCGGCTTCCTCGGCTGTGGCGCGGCGATAGCCGGGTCGCTGTGGCGCGCCCGCCAGCGCAGCAACGTCACCACTTATGGCTCCGCGCGCTGGGCAAAGCCCGGCGAGATCGAGCGCGCGGGGCTGTACCGCGACCGCGGCGTGCTGCTCGGTCGGCTCGGCGGCCAGTATCTGCGTCACGACGGCCCCGAGCACGTCATGGCGTTCGCGCCGACCCGGTCTGGCAAAGGCGTCGGCCTGGTCGTGCCGACTCTGCTGTCCTGGACCGGCTCGACGGTGGTCCACGACATCAAGGGCGAGAATTGGACGCTGACCGCCGGCTGGCGGTCGCGCTTCTCGCATTGTCTGCTGTTCAACCCCACCGACCCGCGCTCGGCGCGCTACAATCCGCTGCTCGAGGTCCGCCGCGGCGCCGACGAAGTGCGCGACGTCCAGAACATCGCCGACATCCTGGTCGATCCTGAGGGGGCGCTCGAGCGGCGAAACCACTGGGAAAAAACGAGCCATGCGCTGCTGGTCGGGGCGATCCTCCATATCCTCTATGCCGAGGAGGAGAAGACGCTCGCCCGCGTCGCGACTTTCCTGTCCGATCCGCAGCGCAGCTTCGTCGCGACGCTTCGGCGGATGATGTCGACCAACCATCTCGGCACTCCTGAGACGCCGCGCGTCCATCCGGTCATCGCCTCGGCCGCGCGCGAACTGCTCAACAAGAGCGAGAATGAGCGCTCGGGCGTGTTGTCGACCGCGATGTCGTTCCTCGGCATCTACCGTGACCCGACCGTTGCCGAGGTCACTTCACGCTGCGACTGGCGAATCGCCGACCTGATCGATGGCGAGCGGCCGGTCTCGCTGTACCTGGTCATTCCGCCCTCGGACATCAGCCGCACCAAGCCACTCGTCCGCCTCGTGCTCAACCAGATCGGCCGCCGTCTGACCGAGCGGCTCGAGCAGCGGGACGCTACGACGCGCCGGCACCAGCTGCTGATGATGCTCGACGAGTTCCCGGCGCTGGGCCGGCTCGACTTCTTCGAGACGAGTCTCGCCTTCATGGCCGGCTACGGCATCCGCGCCTTCCTGATCGCCCAGAGCCTCAACCAGATCGAAAAGGCCTATGGCGAGCACAATTCGATCCTCGACAATTGCCATGTCCGCGTCGCCTTCGCGACCAACGACGAGCGCACCGCCAAGCGTATTTCCGACGCGCTCGGTACCGCCACCGAGCAGCGCGCGATGCGCAATTATGCCGGCCATCGGCTCGCACCCTGGCTCGCGCATGTCATGGTCAGCCGCCAGGAAACCGCCCGTGCCCTGCTGACGCCCGGCGAGGTCATGCAGCTGCCGGCGACCGATGAGCTGGTGTTGCTCTCCGGGCTCGCGCCGGTCCGCGCGACCAAACTGCGCTATTTCGAGGACCGTAATTTCAGCGGTCGGGTGCAGCCGGCACCGGTTCTCGCCGATGGTGTCTATGGCGACCGCCCCCGCCAGCGATCGAACGACTGGGGCCGGTTCGCGCGGTTCCCCGACGCGCGGCTCGAGCTCGCCGCGGATCTGACCGATGCCGGAGATGATGGCGGCATGCAGCAACAGCGGCATCCCGGCCTCGCCCAGGAGGGCACGGCCCATTCTGTCGAGGCGGACCAGGCCGTGCAGGTCGCGCCGGACGACGACGACAATGTTGCCGCGGACAAGCGCGCGATGGAGCAGGCGCAGGGGCTGACCCCGGCGGCGCGCGCCTATGGCATCAACGAGGGCGCGCATCGCGACCTCATTCCGGGGCTCTGA
- a CDS encoding CopG family transcriptional regulator, with product MKVRQNLYIDRELSEALEALAASPGANKSRLVNDALASWLARHGSKEVDDLLKVRLDRMSREIGLVRRDIDVVLESLALFVRYQLLVTAPLPEADSAALAIGLERFEKFVGQVGRQLASGRRTLGPTEPLEKGS from the coding sequence ATGAAGGTCCGCCAGAACCTCTATATTGATCGCGAGCTCAGCGAAGCGCTCGAAGCACTCGCCGCCAGTCCCGGCGCGAACAAGTCTCGGCTGGTCAACGACGCATTGGCGAGCTGGCTCGCGCGGCACGGTTCAAAGGAGGTCGATGACCTGCTCAAGGTCCGGCTCGACCGCATGTCGCGCGAGATCGGTTTGGTCCGCCGCGACATCGACGTGGTGCTTGAGAGCCTTGCGCTGTTCGTGCGCTACCAGCTGCTGGTCACGGCGCCCTTGCCCGAGGCCGACAGCGCGGCGCTCGCGATCGGGCTCGAGCGGTTCGAGAAATTTGTCGGCCAGGTCGGACGCCAACTTGCCAGCGGCAGGCGCACCCTCGGCCCCACCGAGCCATTGGAGAAGGGGTCGTGA